From Bos taurus isolate L1 Dominette 01449 registration number 42190680 breed Hereford chromosome 29, ARS-UCD2.0, whole genome shotgun sequence, a single genomic window includes:
- the CCDC89 gene encoding coiled-coil domain-containing protein 89 has product MDTPSSEEPLDKQNRKLEDQEEEMGFKELDGLREALANLRGLSEEDKSERAMLCSRIQEQSQLICILKRRSDEALERCQTLELLNTELEEKRLLEAEELKAKNQQAQKLEERFMTLASNHELMIRFKDEHKRQNAKLREENEKLRLENDQLFSPALKAQEAKVVQLTAQSEALAKELETLQRKYAHDVCQAQAREQELLELQNRQACAHTEETEQLRMQLQSLQQQQQEALQQTAKAEQAHSQQNQELRARLQTVTREKEELLLLSMERGRVLQNKQAEIRQLEEKLKMADVARRHALERFEQEAVAVNSNLRVRELQRRVDGIQAAYDELRLQSEAFKKHSLDLLSKERELNAKLRHLFP; this is encoded by the coding sequence AGGGAAGCCTTGGCGAACCTCCGGGGGCTGTCCGAGGAGGACAAGAGTGAGCGGGCGATGCTGTGTTCCCGCATCCAGGAGCAGTCCCAGCTCATCTGCATCCTGAAGCGGAGATCCGACGAGGCCCTGGAGCGCTGCCAGACCCTGGAACTGCTCAACAccgagctggaggagaagaggctGCTGGAGGCCGAGGAGCTGAAGGCCAAAAATCAGCAGGCCCAGAAGCTGGAGGAACGCTTTATGACCCTGGCCTCCAACCACGAGTTGATGATCCGCTTCAAGGATGAACACAAAAGGCAGAACGCCAAGCTGCGAGAGGAGAACGAGAAGCTGAGGCTGGAGAATGACCAGCTCTTCAGCCCAGCACTGAAGGCCCAGGAGGCCAAAGTGGTGCAGCTCACAGCCCAGAGCGAGGCCCTCGCCAAGGAGCTGGAGACCCTGCAACGGAAGTACGCCCATGATGTCTGCCAGGCTCAGGCCCGCGAGCAGGAGCTGCTGGAGCTGCAGAACCGGCAGGCCTGCGCCCACACTGAGGAGACCGAGCAGCTGCGCATGCAGCTGCAGagcctccagcagcagcagcaggaagccctGCAGCAGACGGCGAAGGCGGAGCAGGCACACAGTCAGCAGAACCAGGAACTGCGGGCCCGTCTGCAGACAGTCACTCGGGAGAaagaggagctgctgctgctgtccatggagagGGGCAGGGTGCTTCAGAACAAGCAAGCGGAGATCCGCCAGCTGGAGGAGAAGCTGAAGATGGCCGACGTGGCCAGGAGGCACGCACTCGAGCGCTTTGAGCAAGAGGCCGTGGCCGTGAACAGCAACTTGCGAGTCCGGGAGCTTCAGCGCAGGGTGGATGGCATCCAGGCCGCCTATGATGAACTCAGGCTGCAGTCCGAAGCTTTCAAAAAGCACAGCCTGGATCTTTTAAGCAAGGAGAGAGAACTCAATGCCAAACTCCGCCATCTCTTTCCATAA